In Metopolophium dirhodum isolate CAU chromosome 5, ASM1992520v1, whole genome shotgun sequence, the sequence ttaaaattcatatttttacaagattggatattcactcgatttctcatgtagtgactttgttattttgttgttattctaaaacgaattactgtagatacatgaacattttactgaatgcttatatttttattttctatacaccataagattttgataatattttgactctttttgagctgtttacaaacattgtcaatttttaaattttttagttttttttctataaatatcaataaaattgtatttgttgggtaaaaagcgtgaacatttaatgcaaagGCTCCtgaaatattgttacaatagcagttgaaaaatattaaaaatacatagggacatttttttttataatcatttaaagttcaaattttgacataatttatcaaatttaaaattttatagttattttattgttaaaagcttataaaatgttaaacttttatagctaaggatcgaaaatttaaaacaaggttccacgtaaataatttaatataatataaattactttactaacaataatatcatcaaacatacgtcttagtaatatcataggatgactgaccgtcttcgctcagaatcgtttttcttttacgatggtattattatatcattgaattcaaatttaacaccatccattacagtgacccacttgtatgAGCAGAGCGGCACCCACTCGCCCACCTTTGTACGCCTGTTTTtggctataattataatatttgtccgTATGATATTACAGTGTCAAATGCCGAATCCGTCCGAGGACTGCGTCATGAGCTCGTTGATGGCCAAGTGCACCGGGTTGCACTACATCATCGACCCGGAGGGCCCCACGCTCGGCGGCCACAACGTCTTTCGCGCGACTGTAATGGCCATGATCGCGTTCACGGTGGTCTGCCTGTCCCTGTGCCCGTTCGGGCTGTATTACTGGGCGAACGACGTGACACAGTGCATCATCCAACTGATCATCATCGGCAACTTCTCGTTCGGGTGCTTCAAAGCGTTCACCATCGTCCGGCACTCGGACGACATCCGCAGGTGTCTGGACGTGGCGCGCTTCGATTTCGCGCCCGGCGCCATCATGTCGGATCCCGATTCGGCCCGTTTCTTCCGGACGTGTCGCGACGCGTCGTCCACGTTCACCGGTTGGTTCGCCGCCAGCAGTCATCTCGTGCTGTTGGTGTGGACGCTGCTGCCGTTCGTCGTCGTCGGCAAGACCGTCGAAATAATGAACCGCGACGGGTCGTCCAGCGACTACCACTTCAACCCGTACAACATGTATTTCCTGGTGTCCAGCGAGACGTACAACCGATGGCATCTCGTCTTCCACCTGGTCGAATGGGCGTTTGGCATGTGTTTCGTACTGTTCATGGTACTTTTCGACACGTTCATGGTCACGGTGTGCGTGGCGATAACGTGCCAGCTGAGAGGCATCGCCGACGCGTACAGAAAACTGGGACACAACCGTTGTGCGGCCGCATCAAACGTCTGTTTCGATGGTAAGCgtgatataatatcgtatattatacataggtactatatgaaCCGTCTATATCAGCGTATGCTTATGATATGTTGGTCGAGGTTTTTCCTGTTCAACCGCATATAGGTAGCTGCAGTTATGTCGAAACAATGCGGAAAACTAATCAACGGATGTTTagttgaacaatattaaaattattaatattgagaaAAAAGTTGGGATTTCCGAAGCTAAAACTTATGCAGGGTGATTTTTTTAACCATGCTCATTGCTCAAACCATTTCGATGTTTATACtatgcataaattaaaattctgatttttggaatatttattaagtgtataggtaaaaccgatattttcgaatatttaagtataggtaAAATCGATATTTTCGAATATTTAGATTCTTTACAACATTTAGGCAGTATCCTGCGGTGATACCATCTTTGATTCTTAAAATGATAACCTATATGATAACCTATATGATAGcctatatgaaaattattgtgAACCAGATGActtttctaaacattttgatgTATTGTAATCGAAAATTGAACGAAAAGTTCATGAATTATTCTGCTTTAAATACTGCGGACAatagttcaataaaattatattatttacttttgttttgaaaattattggatgcaatattaaatcataagtATTTTGTAATTCTAAAAACATGTCTAAGTATATTTGTAGACTaggtaataaatgataatatgcaaatatcttatattgcataatttattatagtttatagctACCGAGCTTCTATCCGTTCAAAAAGTATCTATTTGATAGActatattattcttagtacctaagtattcaaagtaaaataactcagaaactttttgttcaaatttcgattacaatacttcaatattttctgaaaaattatcTCCGCATGTTTCGCCACAGGATACTGCTTAAATGTTGTAAAGAatttaagtattcaaaaatatcgattttaactaaacttaaaattacaaaaatccgAATTTTAATACTTGCTTGACTTAAACGTATAATCAGTGagcatatttgaaaaaaacccCTGTATAAAAAACcgattatttaattgattttattatcatttgcaTATTTCAATTATGGCTATATAAaaatgatgaatgtttatttttggtttaccgatttataatactatttgtttttcCACAGGTGAAATTGAATCAAATAGTTCAAATAACGAATATTTAAAAGATTTGAAATTGATCATCAAGCATCATCAAGCAGTGTTGGGGTAAtatgatttacaaataaatataatttttaacgttATCTTGGTATTCcggtttaaaatttaagtgaacgtaattatttaggtattctCGCGTGATATAATACACACGAATACACGATAACATATTTTGCTCATAGGTATGAGACATTATTCATATAGACATATTAATTACCTTTAgccattggcgcaactagggggggtGCTTTGGGTCCTTAGCACCCCCTAAGTCAAAATTAGCACCCcctaaaaaatagtttaaaaatttgaaaaaaaagttaaaaatttatcgaattacaataattataagttataacacaataataatttttataatataacattttgttatttataatgttgAATTATCGGATGTgttgattttaatttagtgGAAATAAGGATGCCGAAGCGGcctagttattttaaatagtctgtgctatataatatatctgtatagtatatttatcagtacctacctaacatacTAATATAATCTGGTATTGGTATTCCCCGAGGGACGGAAATATTCTCGTCATAATGACGTCTGGCATACGGGCTATACGCCGATACGCCACAACAAAAACACAACACAGTCTACTAGGAATTAGGATActaagatttataataaatttaatggtCTTAGGTTACAGTGCAGTGTGTAACACAGAACACTACATTtacgtattagtgtattacgTATGTGGTGTGTTAGAGGCGtttcttatatagttatattattattgctaaaaattatatattgatcGATATTGCATCGTCAATTGTATGTTTATTACGACTTACGAGTGTTAATTAATCGATTTTAATCATGTTTtcaatctttaattttaaaaacaaaattaaacaaaatacatcAACAAAAAATTTGGACGATACTGTCGAAACTCATAGTGATGAATCAAaagcaaagaaaatatgtaaccaTGAACAGAACGATGGacataatgatgatgatgaaaacattcaactaaaaaataatgttttaaatttgaatatacagTCTGTTGATTTGGGTGATATTGATTCGGGCCCAAAGCAACCTAAACTTCAAGtaagtaaaaatgaaataaataataattaactgtaaTAAGAATAAAACAAGAAATCACACGATTCTTGATTAATACATACTGACGTTTgacatattaaattgttttgacataccaagtgtcttatattattttattttacaaaaaaaaagttgaagcattttttttttctagatatttCCACTAACAAAATTTGGACCTCAAAATAGAAGTTTTAATGCTAAACACTATAGTGAATTTGAATGGTTAGAATATAGTGTGTCTCGTGATgctgttttttgttttaattgtattcattttgcaaagaatgtaaaaactgACAATTTAATTACAACTGGATACAACAATTGGAGAAAAGTATGTTTT encodes:
- the LOC132945863 gene encoding uncharacterized protein LOC132945863, which produces MFSIFNFKNKIKQNTSTKNLDDTVETHSDESKAKKICNHEQNDGHNDDDENIQLKNNVLNLNIQSVDLGDIDSGPKQPKLQIFPLTKFGPQNRSFNAKHYSEFEWLEYSVSRDAVFCFNCIHFAKNVKTDNLITTGYNNWRKVCFLFGYLFL
- the LOC132944303 gene encoding uncharacterized protein LOC132944303: MPNPSEDCVMSSLMAKCTGLHYIIDPEGPTLGGHNVFRATVMAMIAFTVVCLSLCPFGLYYWANDVTQCIIQLIIIGNFSFGCFKAFTIVRHSDDIRRCLDVARFDFAPGAIMSDPDSARFFRTCRDASSTFTGWFAASSHLVLLVWTLLPFVVVGKTVEIMNRDGSSSDYHFNPYNMYFLVSSETYNRWHLVFHLVEWAFGMCFVLFMVLFDTFMVTVCVAITCQLRGIADAYRKLGHNRCAAASNVCFDGEIESNSSNNEYLKDLKLIIKHHQAVLGKMNDFYKIVGPVILPQLIVASFTIIFVSFIITRNYFNGMLLTSTQSLKMCSFPIFFFQIYYTCLAFGNLNHQKNVMNFALYSSDWTQMEMKFKKLLLLAMRMHDANKLDMKLTAELIINLELFTRVINMCYSIFSVLVNSQLKIADKQ